From Loxodonta africana isolate mLoxAfr1 chromosome 2, mLoxAfr1.hap2, whole genome shotgun sequence, the proteins below share one genomic window:
- the LOC100669814 gene encoding olfactory receptor 2T27-like, which translates to MGRWSNQTTGNEFVLLGLFHHNQAPKLIFAVIFLVFLMALVSNAVMMILIWLDSRLHTPMYFLLSQLSFMDLLYSSTFFPKIAIDFLSGKNTISFIDCGIQLFLFTTLVGAECLLLAVMSYDRYVAICHPLHYSILMRPAVCGFMVVGSWLGALLNALIHVLYTLNLSYCASREIHHFFCEIPALLKLVCGDTFLYENGLFVSAVVFLLIPISAIMASYGKIVTTVLGLGSTMGIKKALATCSSHMIVVSVFYGTAIMKYFLPKAYHTAEQDEVVSVFYTIVTPMLNPLIYSLRNKEVAGALKKVLQR; encoded by the coding sequence ATGGGGAGATGGAGCAATCAGACCACTGGAAATGAGTTTGTTCTCCTGGGGCTGTTCCACCACAACCAAGCACCCAAGCTTATCTTTGCTGTCATCTTCCTGGTGTTCCTCATGGCCCTGGTTAGCAATGCTGTGATGATGATTCTCATTTGGTTGGACTCTAGACTTCATACTCCCATGTACTTTCTTCTGAGCCAACTTTCCTTCATGGACCTCTTGTATAGCTCCACTTTTTTCCCCAAGATAGCCATTGACTTCCTTTCTGGGAAGAACACCATTTCTTTTATTGACTGTGGAATTCAGCTGTTCCTTTTCACGACCCTTGTGGGAGCAGAATGCCTCCTCCTGGCTGTCATGtcttatgaccgctatgtggctatCTGCCACCCACTCCATTACTCAATTCTCATGCGCCCTGCAGTCTGTGGTTTTATGGTGGTTGGGAGCTGGCTGGGTGCACTGCTCAATGCCTTGATCCACGTCTTGTATACTCTCAATCTCTCATACTGTGCCTCCAGGGAAATCCATCATTTCTTTTGTGAGATACCAGCTCTCCTGAAACTTGTTTGTGGTGACACATTTCTTTATGAGAATGGTCTTTTTGTCAGTGCTGTTGTGTTCCTCCTTATTCCAATATCAGCCATCATGGCCTCCTATGGGAAGATTGTCACAACTGTTTTGGGATTAGGGTCAACCATGGGAATAAAAAAGGCTTTGGCTACCTGTTCTTCCCATATGATTGTGGTGTCTGTCTTCTATGGAACAGCCATCATGAAGTATTTTCTGCCCAAAGCCTATCATACTGCTGAGCAGGATGAAGTGGTCTCTGTCTTCTACACTATTGTCACACCCATGCTTAACCCCCTTATCTACAGTCTTCGAAACAAAGAGGTGGCTGGAGCCCTGAAGAAGGTTCTGCAAAGATAA